In Kaistella faecalis, a genomic segment contains:
- a CDS encoding amidohydrolase family protein: MKKSIFTILSFTLCISGMVSAQRPAPAPKQTVPVAITGATLHTATGSVVPNASIIFDKGKITGINTPVPANAKVINATGKHVYPGFILVNNSLGLVEVSATKATVDFVESNGFVPEIRTLIAFNTDSHVIPTVRTNGVLLAQPVLGNGILKGTSSVMNLDGWNWQDAVVSTDNVLHLSWPELRKSTDEKRNKEFKERRDANITELKTLFARAKAYQPKTGIKDYKLEAIAPVLTGEKILFAQVSGANDALEVIKFAQDYGVKKTVLLGDAGLESVLDEIKRSGFPLIITNPHSLPPNESMSPRLPYEFAKKVADKGILHGLDYSARKDFSDSRNLPFLAGTTAAYGLDREKALQSITLNLAKMLGIDKEYGSLEVGKSATLFISDGDALDQLTNNVTEAFIDGRQIDLNNQQKELYKRYKEKYSVAE, translated from the coding sequence GCACCGAAGCAGACGGTTCCTGTAGCGATTACGGGTGCGACTTTGCATACCGCGACAGGAAGCGTTGTTCCCAATGCCTCCATTATTTTCGATAAAGGAAAAATAACCGGCATCAACACACCGGTACCTGCGAACGCGAAAGTCATTAACGCCACAGGAAAGCACGTCTATCCCGGCTTTATCCTCGTCAACAATTCGCTTGGTCTGGTGGAAGTTTCCGCCACCAAAGCAACCGTAGATTTCGTGGAATCCAACGGTTTTGTACCGGAAATCCGGACTTTAATTGCTTTCAATACCGACAGTCACGTGATTCCCACCGTTCGGACGAATGGAGTGCTGCTCGCGCAGCCTGTGTTGGGCAACGGAATTTTAAAGGGAACTTCCTCTGTAATGAACCTCGACGGCTGGAACTGGCAGGATGCCGTGGTGTCCACTGATAATGTTTTACATCTTTCATGGCCGGAACTCCGTAAATCAACGGATGAAAAGAGAAATAAGGAATTTAAGGAGCGCCGTGACGCCAACATTACCGAACTGAAAACGCTTTTTGCCAGAGCTAAAGCCTATCAGCCCAAAACCGGTATCAAAGATTATAAACTGGAAGCCATTGCGCCGGTGCTGACCGGAGAAAAAATACTCTTCGCACAGGTTTCTGGAGCCAATGACGCACTGGAAGTCATTAAATTCGCGCAGGATTATGGGGTAAAGAAAACCGTACTTCTGGGAGATGCAGGTCTGGAAAGCGTGCTGGATGAAATCAAGCGAAGCGGATTCCCGCTGATTATTACGAATCCACACTCTTTACCGCCTAACGAATCGATGTCGCCGCGCTTGCCTTATGAATTCGCAAAAAAGGTAGCGGACAAAGGCATTCTCCACGGTCTGGATTACAGCGCCAGAAAAGATTTTTCCGATTCCCGCAATCTGCCATTCCTGGCAGGAACCACCGCTGCTTACGGTCTCGACAGGGAAAAAGCCCTTCAAAGTATAACGCTGAACCTGGCGAAAATGCTGGGTATCGACAAAGAGTACGGCAGTCTGGAAGTGGGTAAAAGCGCTACGCTGTTTATTTCTGATGGCGACGCGCTGGACCAGCTGACCAATAATGTCACTGAAGCCTTTATCGACGGCCGACAGATCGACCTCAACAACCAGCAGAAGGAACTGTATAAACGGTATAAAGAAAAATATTCCGTTGCGGAATAA